The sequence AGGAATgcctttatttttcatctgaCAATCCAAATCATGAAAGGATTTATTTCCATATGTGCCTGGTCAAATGTTTGAAACACAGTAGTTTTTAATAACTCTTTTTATTATCCCTAaaccatgttgtttttgtttaaacacaacaagtgtcatattaaatgataaaatatctaaatataaAGATGACTTGCAGGGTGGCTCTTTCACGCAGTCAGCATCTGCCTGACGGTGCAGCAGACTGTCTGCAGTTTACATTTAggttcagattttgtttctctttttgtttttagctctgCAGGAATGAAAAGAGCTCTGACTGCAGTTCTGCTGACAAACAGGGCCAGCTTCACAGCAGGGCTGTGCTCAATGTCCCATTAGTAGTTTCAAGATTAATAGACATTTTGCTACtcttagtgtttattttttgtttcgtttctgTCCTTTTATGGTTTTGTATTGAGCTTGTGACTTTTTAAGCCTCCATTAATACAGAGTGAATCACTGACACAGTTGTGAGAAATAAccaattttatgttgtttatattGCTTTGGTGTTCGTGGTTGTTTACAGAGTGGGGAATGCATGGTcagccccctcctcctcctcctcctccaccccccgACCAGCCCTGGATCCCCCCAGGTTCAGCACCAATGGATGTGGTGACCCCCAGTGAGGACAGCAACAGCCAGGACAGCGTGGAGTTCAACTCTGAAGCCCACCACGGGGTTTACCCCCAAAACAGCCATGGGTATGGGGCACAGCCCGACAGCTACGCCATGGCCCCCATGGCCATGAACCAGTTTGATTATCAGGTATGCAGATGCTACAGTAGAATCTGTTGAAGCTTTTTTGGGTTTAGTGTGACAACCAAGTATCAGAGGACGAAGCAGTCGACAGAAACTGTGCCGGATCCCAACATCTAGGTGTATCAGTCTGTGCACAGTCACATTTTGGCTTGTTAAGTCtcctttctttaatttaatcaacCGATTTCAGTGcttgaatttttagcacaagatAAAACAGGTATTTCaaagatttaacaaaatattgcaacttttagctgatgttttagAGAATTCCTACCCATTTATACAGCATCATAATTTATGCCGACATTAAAGGATGTCGGCACCTTCAAGCACTGAActttttaataatgaaattCTGTTCAGTTTAAGCAAAATGTGCGCTTTGATGTTTGAGGCAACAACAGCCACAGTCAGCGATGCCCGAAACGGAAAAACCCTTTGACCTTAAACGCACCTGTAACTTCCAGTTTGTGCTGTCTCTCCACAGCACGGAGCTGCTTCAACCTTCACCCCCACGCCAACGGGGTTTCACGCTCCTTACTGGCAGGGTCCACAGAACAGGCGAGATGCCCGACCACCAGGATTCAGAGACCGGCCCAGATCCCCCCCTGTTCAGCTCCCTGTCAAAACCGAGGTCCCAGCACCTCTTGGTGAGTCGTAAAAATACTTCTAAAAACACATGAATGGATTTAGTGGACCAAAATGAAATttgtacagattttatttttctatagaAAATTAGTCTGTGTGTAAAATCTTTTCTTCAAGtctataaaatcattttattttgcttctattCAACCATATTCtgttaatttaaattatattcattGAAATAGTTGATACATTAGTAAATATACAATTATTTGTCTACAgctcctgtttatctgttatttaagttcataaaaaatgtatgtaGGGCTCCTTGCaggaacattttaattttaacttcaACTGAGTCATTAAATTAAGATTAAGTTACAGACCTGTGCGCTGTATCATCTCAGTGCTATTTGTTGAACAGATTTAGCTGTTTGAGCTACTACTTTTGCGTTTTGTGCTGAACACTGTcatatagagaaaaaaaaacactattgtaaacaaaaaaattaaagtttagaaGTTGTAAAGTATCTAGAAAAATGAAATACTGGAACcactcatttttctgttttcagatgcTGTAAAACGGCGCACCCTACCAGCTTGGATCCGCGAGGGCCTTGAAAAGATGGACAGGGACAAGCAGAAAAAGATAGAGCGGGAGCGAATGGAAAAGGAGCGTGCAGAAATGGCTGACGACGATGAGAAAGAGCACAAGGCTGACGAGGAAGGGGATGGGCCACGCTTGCCCCGCAAGAGTAAATTTGTAAGCAGCTCCGTACAAACATTGATTGTCTTTTTGCtctaccttttttgttttttgattgaaCCGCtgtttcttcctccttttttaaatcaggacaGCGACGATGAGGGAAATGACAATGACGATAACGACAAGATCTCCATCAAAAGAGAATTTCCTGTTCAGAGTCCTTCGCCTCCTGCAGAAGACAGTGAACCAGAAATGAGCGAGGAGCTCAAGGAAGAGCTCCTGGTAGGTTCTGCCAATATTTCACCCTCAAAAAAGCTGATTGTTCCTAACACAAGTggtaaaaatgacaattttgacaattctttttttttaatcttctttagATGGGCATCACTAAAACCCTTCTGACAGAGATCCTTCTCTCAGTCACTAACGAAGAGATTCTGCACGTGGCCAGGGAGGCTCACAGAAAAGCCACTCGAGGTCTGCTTacgtctcttttttttgttcccagtTTACACATCATCTGTGCTTGTTACCAAGACAGATCGTTTTAAGCCTGGAGAGAATCTGTTCATATCGCTCTCTTAAAATGTTCAATTATTGTCCTGTATAGAAAGGTGATTGAGCAGCAAAGCTTTGACATGCATTTTCAACCATTCTCTGCTAATGCATCAGAAGAAGAAAGGCAGAAGAACGCTTTAGACAAATTGTATTTGGACACATGTTCCCCTTGGTATTGAAGGTCCTGCTGGGTGGCTGAATGACTGACTAAAGTCTCAGCAATGCCTCTGACCAGCACTCACGTACAAGTTACTGTGCATTAGTACAGATTGGTTCATTTCCTCCTGCCCGACTGTTTGACTTGGATTGTGTGACAGAAGCTTGTTTGTtaacctctctttttttttttttctctatttttgttttttccttttatttttatgtttgtgttaaCAATGACAGCTCTTGTGACTATTGCTTTATCTGTGACCTCCTTCTCAGCCTTTGAGACAATGGCAGTATGTGTTTTAACATGTTGTTCCTGTTGTTGATGTGAATCAAAGCTCCTGCAAAACAGCTGGCACAGTCAAGTGCACTGGCTTCTCTGACTGGTCTCAGTGAGTATCTATTTTTCTGTCACTgcagggggaggggaggggcaTTTTTAATTCATGGTGGAGTGTTTGAAGAgacatggaggaaaaaaaaaactgaagacttGACATCCGAATACTTTATCCTaatttttagatcattttaggCAAATGTGGCATCTGatttgctgttttagttttgcacAAGCATGCTTAAAATTAGTGTTCACATTAATGTATATGTTTAAGACCTACATGTATattgtttaaggtttttttttggtgtgacaTACATACTCATGCAGGATTAAGTGCCTTTCGTATGGACTTTTTATTGGTGCTATTTCGTATTTGGAACCTTGTAAGAAATGAATCCTTCTCACTGCCAACACTGAACAACCTGGGGGCTCTGTTGTGGCAGGCGGGATTGGTGATTATGGTTCAGATGAAAGCGACGATGAGGATGCGCGCAGTGCCCGAGGATCCGAATCTTCTGACACAGACGACGAAGAACTGCACCACCGCATCCGGGAGAAGCAGGATGCCTTCCGCCGCAAAGAGCGAGAGATGCAGCtgttgcaggaaaaacaagcacAAGAGGCTCTGCTCGCACGTGGTAAGTtagtcaagtttatttatttgttttctaaacgGAACATACTACATCCCTAAGAAATATTATGAACTTTTAATGTTCTTAAGTTTTAAAGGCAcaagaaaaacttaaatatattatttgataatttctttagttctttaatttctttacctTTACTGAACAACTTATTTGTATTTGGAAAATATAATCAAACTTAAGATTTAGCCAGCTTTGGTCACTCGTGTGTGAACCAGTGAAGCCAATCACCGTGACAATGTGTGCGTAGTCACATGACCCTGGCGTTGCCAAACTAGAACTGGCAGCAGTGACATCGGTTACAGTGCTATGCACATACTTACcagctcagctctgtgactacctttGTTTCTGGTTCAGAGGTGTAACAGATTTGGGAACAAGGT is a genomic window of Kryptolebias marmoratus isolate JLee-2015 linkage group LG16, ASM164957v2, whole genome shotgun sequence containing:
- the pnisr gene encoding arginine/serine-rich protein PNISR isoform X3, which produces MWDQGGQQWPQWPLSQQQWMQSFQHQHDPGQVDWAALAQAWIAQKESTGAQQPSVQQPSVQPSVQPSVPPSVPPSVQPNGQDIPGLESVAPSNHGAFQGDPAFGRIWQPEWGMHGQPPPPPPPPPPDQPWIPPGSAPMDVVTPSEDSNSQDSVEFNSEAHHGVYPQNSHGTELLQPSPPRQRGFTLLTGRVHRTGEMPDHQDSETGPDPPLFSSLSKPRSQHLLML